In Lates calcarifer isolate ASB-BC8 linkage group LG15, TLL_Latcal_v3, whole genome shotgun sequence, one genomic interval encodes:
- the cdca9 gene encoding borealin-2 isoform X2 produces the protein MPVRRTRNAGNARSKEQLSREMRHSRLALFIQQFEKEAQERLNELEAKMENMLATVDKVFKVELMKMPPALQNTVTWDLISEEEISASEVSIAMKNESLEMHQPLKRLPSKRTKSTDSTPVQSTPAQRSSSKTFKGGNGTKKTRTLAGSNSTGNIRGSTVTSKRTQSRVTKTNDQTLPNKPKLRSVVSTGDLHCSMAGSAAHVTVTTAQGQTVSFSEETKDEIDLDMLDDVAWCQIQKLTVYHFSNW, from the exons ATGCCGGTGAGACGGACCAGAAACGCAGGAAATGCCCGCAGTAAAGAGCAACTGAGCCGGGAGATGCGACACAGCAGACTGGCTCTTTTCATTCAGCAGTTTGAGAAAGAAG CTCAAGAGCGCCTGAACGAGCTGGAGGCCAAGATGGAGAACATGTTAGCCACAGTTGACAAGGTGTTCAAAGTGGAACTGATGAAGATGCCTCCTGCTCTTCAAAACACGGTCACATGGGATTTAATAAGCG AGGAGGAAATCTCAGCAAGTGAGGTATCAATTGCCATGAAG AATGAGTCCCTCGAGATGCACCAGCCCCTCAAGAGGCTACCCAGTAAAAGAA ctaAATCGACTGATTCTACACCAGTTCAGTCTACCCCCGCACAGAGGTCCTCATCCAAGACCTTTAAG GGAGGAAATGGGACAAAAAAGACCAGGACACTAGCTGGTAGTAACAGCACCGGAAATATTAG GGGCTCCACAGTCACTAGCAAAAGAACTCAAAGCCGCGTGACCAAGACCAATGACCAGACCCTGCCGAACAAACCTAAACTCAG GTCTGTCGTCTCTACTGGTGATCTACACTGTTCAATGGCAGGCTCTGCTGCACACGTCACTGTAACCACAGCACAGGGGCAG ACTGTCAGCTTTTCTGAAGAGACCAAGGATGAAATTGACTTGGACATGCTGGATGACGTGGCATGGTGCCAGATTCAGAAACTCACG GTGTACCATTTTAGCAACTGGTAA
- the cdca9 gene encoding borealin-2 isoform X1 has product MPVRRTRNAGNARSKEQLSREMRHSRLALFIQQFEKEAQERLNELEAKMENMLATVDKVFKVELMKMPPALQNTVTWDLISEEEISASEVSIAMKNESLEMHQPLKRLPSKRTKSTDSTPVQSTPAQRSSSKTFKGGNGTKKTRTLAGSNSTGNIRGSTVTSKRTQSRVTKTNDQTLPNKPKLRSVVSTGDLHCSMAGSAAHVTVTTAQGQTVSFSEETKDEIDLDMLDDVAWCQIQKLTSLMEYLSRRSRCHR; this is encoded by the exons ATGCCGGTGAGACGGACCAGAAACGCAGGAAATGCCCGCAGTAAAGAGCAACTGAGCCGGGAGATGCGACACAGCAGACTGGCTCTTTTCATTCAGCAGTTTGAGAAAGAAG CTCAAGAGCGCCTGAACGAGCTGGAGGCCAAGATGGAGAACATGTTAGCCACAGTTGACAAGGTGTTCAAAGTGGAACTGATGAAGATGCCTCCTGCTCTTCAAAACACGGTCACATGGGATTTAATAAGCG AGGAGGAAATCTCAGCAAGTGAGGTATCAATTGCCATGAAG AATGAGTCCCTCGAGATGCACCAGCCCCTCAAGAGGCTACCCAGTAAAAGAA ctaAATCGACTGATTCTACACCAGTTCAGTCTACCCCCGCACAGAGGTCCTCATCCAAGACCTTTAAG GGAGGAAATGGGACAAAAAAGACCAGGACACTAGCTGGTAGTAACAGCACCGGAAATATTAG GGGCTCCACAGTCACTAGCAAAAGAACTCAAAGCCGCGTGACCAAGACCAATGACCAGACCCTGCCGAACAAACCTAAACTCAG GTCTGTCGTCTCTACTGGTGATCTACACTGTTCAATGGCAGGCTCTGCTGCACACGTCACTGTAACCACAGCACAGGGGCAG ACTGTCAGCTTTTCTGAAGAGACCAAGGATGAAATTGACTTGGACATGCTGGATGACGTGGCATGGTGCCAGATTCAGAAACTCACG AGTCTGATGGAGTATCTGTCCAGGCGAAGTCGTTGCCACCGATGA
- the plin2 gene encoding perilipin-2 yields the protein MAAAQVISNQNVVERVTSLPLVSSTYGLVSSVYSNTKGTHPYIRTVCEAAEQGVRTITSVALTTASPIMDKLEPQFAIANDLACKGLDKIEKTLPILHQPSEQIVSSAKDVVSTAKDAVTGTVSSAKDTVSDTLTSVVEKTRGAVQDGMEKTKAVVSGSVSTVLESRVARLVSSGVDTALSTSESLVEQYLPLTEDELELEAKTVKGFDEKELSYYVRLGSLSTKLRKRAYTRTVAKIRDSKQRSMEFISELNSTVDLIEYGRKNIGEANQMVNDKLRSLVAWKSSGPNQENGHEAEAIESRTLALARSLTQQLQTTCLVLVSGLQGLPNHIQQEALSLSRSATQIYTNFSTAKVLGDLPDSMLTSSRAQLNKMKDSLDNVMDYVVNNTPLNWLVGPFYPRMGPEPTHASSTPATSSSSPSTQPHREEPMEVEMASLHSQQEQ from the exons ATGGCAGCAGCTCAAGTTATCTCAAATCAG AATGTGGTAGAGAGGGTGACCAGCCTCCCTCTGGTGAGCTCCACCTATGGTCTGGTGTCCAGTGTGTACTCTAACACCAAGGGCACCCACCCTTacatcaggactgtgtgtgaGGCTGCGGAGCAAGGAGTCCGCACCATCACCTCTGTGGCCCTTACCACTGCCTCGCCCATCATGGACAAACTGGAGCCTCAGT TTGCCATTGCCAATGATCTAGCCTGTAAAGGTTTGGACAAGATTGAGAAAACCTTGCCCATTCTTCATCAGCCCTCTGAGCAG ATTGTTTCCAGTGCAAAGGACGTGGTAAGCACCGCCAAAGATGCTGTGACAGGAACAGTGTCCAGTGCCAAGGACACAGTCTCAGACACTCTCACCAGCGTGGTGGAAAAGACTCGAGGTGCGGTGCAGGATGGGATGGAGAAGACCAAGGCTGTTGTCAGCGGGAGTGTCAGCACGGTGCTGGAGAGCAGAGTGGCCCGGCTGGTCAGCAGCGGAGTGGACACGGCCCTCAGTACGTCTGAGAGCCTGGTGGAGCAGTACCTGCCTCTGACGGAGGACGAGCTGG AGCTGGAGGCAAAAACAGTGAAAGGCTTTGATGAGAAGGAGCTGAGCTACTATGTGCGACTGGGTTCCCTCTCTACGAAGCTGAGGAAGCGGGCGTACACCAGGACTGTGGCCAAAATCAGAGATAGCAAGCAACGCAGCATGGAATTCATCTCTGAGCTCAACTCCACTGTTGACCTG aTTGAATATGGCAGAAAGAATATTGGCGAGGCTAACCAGATGGTAAACGACAAGCTAAGGTCTTTGGTGGCGTGGAAGTCCAGTGGTCCAAACCAGGAGAACGGTCACGAGGCAGAG GCAATTGAGTCTCGCACCCTGGCCCTGGCACGTTCCCTCACCCAGCAGCTCCAGACCACCTGTCTGGTCCTCGTCTCGGGCCTACAGGGACTCCCCAACCACATCCAGCAGGAGGCGCTCTCCCTCAGCCGCTCTGCCACACAGATCTACACCAACTTCAGCACAGCTAAGGTGCTGGGAGACCTGCCAGACAGCATGCTGaccagcagcagagcacagctgaacaaaatgaaagatTCTCTCGATAACGTCATGGATTACGTGGTCAACAACACGCCGCTCAACTGGCTGGTGGGTCCCTTCTACCCCAGGATGGGCCCTGAGCCGACTCACGCCAGCAGCACACCAGCCACGTCCTCCAGCTCTCCCTCCACCCAGCCGCACAGGGAGGAGCCCATGGAAGTCGAGATGGCGTCACTACACTCCCAGCAGGAGCAGTGA